A window of Desulfuromonas soudanensis genomic DNA:
GCGCCGGCCGGGAACGTCGTAGATGCGCATTTCCAGGGAAAGCTCCTCGCCGCGCAGGGAATAGGCCCCCTTGACCACAGCCTGGGCGCCGAGAAGGCGCCACTGCTCGAAGTCGACCTCGGTGCTGGAAAGGCCGAGGCGCCCGGCGTCGTCGAGAAATGCGGCGGGATCGACCAGAGTGAAGAGGCCGCTGAGGTCGAGGTCGCCCCTCAGCACCTCGTCGATTTCCGTTGCCACTTCGGGGCGGACGACGCCGTCGAGAGGGAGAATCCGCGTCAGGGCCAGGGGAATGGTCTGCTGTCCCGGGGCGCGGATCTCGATGGGTGCCGCCGCAAGGGGCGCGGCGAGGATAAGGCAGAGACTGATCAACAACAGGGTACGGCGCATATTAGTCCTTAAGAAGATCCTTGAGATTGAAAACGACCTCCAGTTCAAGCCTCTCCCCCGGAGCGGTGGGAAGTTTCTTGATCTGGAGTATGGCGCTTTTGACCGAATCGTCGAATCGGGCATCCCCGGATTCGGCGTCGATTTTATAGTCCCTGAGGTTCCCTTCGGCATCGAAGGTCACCCGCACCTTCGCCTCCAGGTCGAGACGGCCGACCTGATAGCGGGAGAGGGTCCACGCCTGTTTATAGGCGGACTGAACCCAGGCGTCGTAGGAAACCCCGGACTCGCTGCCGCGGCCGTCCGGCATGCCGACGGGCGCATCGTCGGGTGCCCGGGCGCGGCGATCGTCGGCCAGGGCCGCCAGGGTCGCCTTGAGATCGGCAATCTCCTTTTTCCGGCGCATATCGTCGATCGCCGAGGACGGGGAATCGTCGGCTTTTGTGGTTCTCGCCGCCGGCGCGGTCGCCTTGGCAGGTGGGGTCGTTTTTGCGGCCGGCGGGGAGACCTTGACCGGCTCCGTCCTGGTTTTTACCGGGGGGGGCGGCGCCTTCGCCGGAAGCGGCGCCGGCTTGACCGGAGTTGCCGGCTTGATCGGAGGAGCATCGGGACGGCCGGCCCGGGGAGCCTTGACCGGAAGATTGGCGAGATCGACGTAGTAGACGGGGCGGCGCTCCTCCTCGAAACGGGGAAGGAGGGAGCCGGCGAAAAAGAAGATGATCAGGAGGTGTAATCCCAGGGACCCGAGGAGCGTCCTGCCGATGCCGGGATCGCTGCCCGACCGGATTCCCTGCCGTGTATTTACCATAGGAAGCATCGTTTCGTAGCGGATCTACTTTCCGTCTCAGGGTTCGGGTGTTTCAGCAACCATCCCCAGCTTTTCCACCCCCGCCCCCTTGACGGCGGCCATCACCTCGATGACCCGCCCATAGGGAACGTCGCGGTCGGCTTCGAGGAAGACCTCTTTGCTTTCG
This region includes:
- a CDS encoding TonB C-terminal domain-containing protein, with product MVNTRQGIRSGSDPGIGRTLLGSLGLHLLIIFFFAGSLLPRFEEERRPVYYVDLANLPVKAPRAGRPDAPPIKPATPVKPAPLPAKAPPPPVKTRTEPVKVSPPAAKTTPPAKATAPAARTTKADDSPSSAIDDMRRKKEIADLKATLAALADDRRARAPDDAPVGMPDGRGSESGVSYDAWVQSAYKQAWTLSRYQVGRLDLEAKVRVTFDAEGNLRDYKIDAESGDARFDDSVKSAILQIKKLPTAPGERLELEVVFNLKDLLKD